From Methanomassiliicoccales archaeon LGM-RCC1, one genomic window encodes:
- the pyrC gene encoding dihydroorotase, translating to MDIETVLMGRAFVNGELKYTEIGINDGKIVAVGSYVNGGEKRIELGTSMTVLPGFVDPHVHLRDPGMTEKEDFSTGTLAAVHAGVTTVLDMPNTKPAVFDVDTLMSKKSHLKGRAYTDFGLFAAITPNINAGMLAKMVPGFKLFMGSTTGNILLNDDEELIPAVSDALATGKRVSVHAEDDSMILKEPENCTRDHLRNRPAEAEHNAIRRLASHFSGKKINICHITTPEGLDLARKAGFTTEVTMHHMMFEVDRNKDAFYKVNPPIRDINNRDELYKRFLAGDITMIGTDHAPHTVTEKSRDFDSAPGGMPGVETTMPIIMNMVRKDIIPLSQAVRMGANAPGQAFSLPKGGIAVGMDADFSIFDMRKVTRIDPKTLHSKCGHSQYGGMEAIFPDTVIIRGEVQVEGAEFCGESRGVDIYG from the coding sequence ATGGATATCGAGACCGTCCTGATGGGAAGAGCGTTCGTCAACGGCGAACTCAAGTACACCGAGATAGGAATCAACGATGGGAAGATAGTAGCCGTAGGCAGCTATGTGAACGGAGGGGAGAAGAGGATCGAGCTCGGGACGAGCATGACCGTGCTCCCCGGATTCGTCGATCCGCACGTCCATCTCAGGGACCCCGGCATGACCGAGAAGGAGGACTTCTCCACAGGTACGCTGGCTGCCGTCCATGCAGGTGTGACGACGGTGCTGGACATGCCCAACACCAAGCCCGCCGTATTCGATGTCGATACCCTTATGTCGAAGAAATCCCACCTCAAAGGAAGGGCATACACCGACTTCGGATTGTTCGCAGCGATCACACCCAACATCAACGCGGGGATGCTGGCCAAGATGGTCCCCGGATTCAAGCTTTTCATGGGTTCCACCACAGGCAACATTCTGCTCAATGACGACGAGGAGCTGATCCCCGCCGTATCCGATGCTCTTGCCACCGGCAAGCGCGTGAGCGTCCATGCAGAGGACGACTCCATGATACTCAAGGAGCCCGAGAACTGCACCAGGGACCACCTGAGGAATCGTCCGGCCGAGGCCGAGCACAACGCCATCAGGAGGCTGGCCAGTCATTTCTCTGGAAAGAAGATCAACATCTGCCATATCACGACGCCCGAGGGATTGGACCTGGCCAGGAAGGCAGGGTTCACCACAGAGGTCACCATGCATCACATGATGTTCGAGGTGGACCGCAACAAGGATGCATTCTACAAGGTCAATCCGCCCATCAGGGACATCAACAATCGCGATGAGCTCTACAAGAGGTTCCTGGCAGGCGACATAACCATGATCGGCACCGACCATGCCCCTCATACGGTCACGGAGAAGAGCAGGGACTTCGACTCAGCTCCAGGAGGCATGCCCGGTGTGGAGACCACCATGCCGATCATCATGAACATGGTCCGCAAGGACATCATCCCGTTATCGCAGGCCGTCAGGATGGGCGCCAACGCACCCGGACAGGCCTTCTCACTTCCTAAAGGCGGCATCGCAGTCGGCATGGATGCCGATTTCAGCATCTTCGATATGAGGAAGGTCACCAGGATAGATCCCAAGACGCTCCACAGCAAGTGCGGCCACAGCCAGTACGGAGGCATGGAGGCCATCTTCCCCGATACAGTAATAATCAGGGGAGAGGTACAGGTCGAAGGAGCAGAGTTCTGCGGAGAGAGCAGAGGGGTCGATATCTATGGCTGA
- a CDS encoding 50S ribosomal protein L37e, producing MSGAGTPAQGRHNKYKTHIPCRRCGKRAYHVRKGVCASCGYGKTAKMRTYAWAKLRE from the coding sequence ATGTCAGGAGCAGGAACACCGGCACAGGGAAGGCACAACAAGTACAAGACGCACATCCCCTGCCGCAGGTGCGGAAAGCGCGCATACCACGTCAGGAAGGGAGTATGCGCTTCATGCGGATACGGAAAGACCGCAAAGATGAGAACATACGCTTGGGCAAAACTCCGTGAGTGA
- a CDS encoding cation diffusion facilitator family transporter: MDDIGSQQQDRNSKIVRTSVIGIVVNVLLATFKAIVGILSNSIAVTLDAVNNLSDALSSVVTIIGTKLAGKKPDKKHPLGYGRIEYLTTMIIAAIVLYAGITALTESVGKIINPEVPDYSTVSLIVIASAVLVKIFLGRYVKGVGEKVNSGSLVASGKDALFDAVLSASVLLSAIIFVVWGISLEAYVGLLISVFIIKASIEMFSEAVDEILGRRTDKEEMDAIKESIMKEEKVTGVYDLIIHSYGPNTTLASVHVEVPSDMDAKEIDRLERSLATRIYQEFGIILTATGIYAIDTDEESTRIRNDVKDRVMNHEGVLQVHGFFLDREARRMDLDVIIDFDMKDREAVYCDILKDIESAYPDYKVAVVLDIDL; this comes from the coding sequence ATGGACGACATAGGCAGTCAGCAGCAGGATAGGAACTCCAAGATAGTCCGCACGAGCGTAATCGGCATCGTCGTGAACGTTCTTCTGGCCACGTTCAAGGCCATAGTGGGAATCCTTAGCAACTCGATTGCTGTCACCCTAGATGCGGTCAACAACCTGAGCGATGCGCTGTCCTCCGTCGTCACCATCATAGGCACTAAGCTCGCCGGCAAGAAGCCGGACAAGAAGCATCCTCTCGGATATGGAAGGATCGAATACCTGACCACGATGATCATCGCGGCCATCGTCCTCTATGCAGGAATCACAGCATTGACGGAATCTGTCGGCAAGATCATCAATCCAGAGGTCCCGGATTATTCAACGGTTTCCCTCATAGTGATCGCCTCTGCTGTCCTGGTGAAGATCTTCCTCGGAAGGTATGTTAAGGGCGTCGGGGAGAAGGTCAACTCGGGTTCGCTGGTGGCATCCGGAAAGGATGCGCTGTTCGATGCTGTGCTGTCTGCATCCGTTCTCCTGTCCGCCATCATTTTCGTCGTTTGGGGAATCAGCCTGGAGGCCTACGTCGGACTGCTGATCTCCGTGTTCATCATCAAGGCCAGTATCGAGATGTTCAGCGAGGCCGTCGACGAGATCCTCGGCAGGCGCACCGACAAGGAAGAGATGGACGCTATCAAAGAGTCCATCATGAAGGAGGAGAAGGTCACCGGAGTGTACGACCTGATCATCCACAGCTACGGCCCCAACACCACTCTGGCATCGGTCCATGTAGAGGTCCCATCGGACATGGATGCCAAGGAGATCGACAGGCTGGAGCGCTCCCTGGCGACACGCATCTACCAGGAGTTCGGCATAATCCTCACCGCCACAGGAATCTACGCCATCGACACCGATGAAGAATCCACACGCATCCGCAACGACGTCAAGGATAGGGTCATGAACCACGAGGGTGTGCTGCAGGTCCACGGATTCTTCCTGGACCGCGAGGCCCGCAGGATGGATCTCGATGTCATCATCGACTTCGATATGAAGGACCGCGAGGCGGTCTACTGCGACATCCTGAAGGATATCGAATCCGCATATCCCGATTACAAGGTCGCCGTCGTGTTGGACATAGACCTCTGA
- a CDS encoding YkgJ family cysteine cluster protein — translation MADYEVDYSEVTGRLVSCPEQCGMCCLCQPEVLPEERPFFKKNYPQFLVRTKGPQPYSALALKKGCGSCVFLENRRCKVYDHRTAYCRQFPYHIYASDRVKVELDLSCRGAWEGKGNDALTEAKELIKAADSRITEAIAEAKEVYREFYANCKEAGVYQDPSMLRMTVSENVSMFTDLAYLSRIMDMSQIEPIMALAGTRPETQLDMESLEEAGRDLAMDSMSSNDPLSVPVYCDKDWNWNMFMAQNGRIEWMVMDDDGNLIHKAFADATDIKLKVPDSEGVKVLTDYVNTLNQRDSFLGSVFSMMDQNGYEDDMTNAYFGSMAVTVMDLLWRMSMLDHFMGTGVGAEGVREAIIFYDMDRLDAPAIGAFV, via the coding sequence ATGGCTGATTACGAAGTGGACTATTCGGAGGTCACGGGCAGACTGGTCTCGTGTCCTGAGCAGTGCGGGATGTGCTGCCTCTGCCAGCCAGAGGTCCTGCCCGAAGAGAGGCCTTTCTTCAAGAAGAACTACCCCCAGTTCCTTGTGAGGACGAAGGGGCCTCAGCCCTACAGTGCTCTGGCGCTGAAGAAGGGATGTGGATCATGCGTCTTCCTGGAGAACAGGAGATGCAAGGTCTACGACCACAGGACCGCATATTGCAGGCAGTTCCCCTACCACATCTACGCCAGCGACAGGGTGAAGGTCGAATTGGACCTCTCCTGCAGGGGTGCTTGGGAGGGCAAGGGCAACGATGCTCTGACCGAGGCCAAGGAACTCATCAAGGCCGCGGATTCTAGGATAACCGAAGCCATCGCGGAGGCCAAGGAAGTCTACCGCGAGTTCTATGCTAACTGCAAGGAGGCCGGCGTCTATCAGGACCCGTCAATGCTCCGCATGACCGTTTCCGAGAATGTCTCGATGTTCACGGACCTTGCTTACCTCAGCCGTATAATGGATATGTCCCAGATAGAGCCGATAATGGCATTGGCGGGCACCCGTCCGGAGACGCAGTTGGACATGGAGTCGCTGGAGGAGGCGGGGAGGGATCTCGCCATGGACTCGATGTCATCGAACGATCCCCTGAGCGTCCCGGTCTACTGCGACAAGGATTGGAATTGGAACATGTTCATGGCCCAGAACGGCAGGATAGAGTGGATGGTGATGGATGACGACGGCAATCTCATCCACAAGGCGTTCGCCGACGCCACCGACATCAAGCTGAAGGTGCCCGACTCCGAGGGAGTGAAGGTACTGACGGACTACGTCAACACCCTCAATCAGAGGGACAGCTTCCTCGGCAGCGTGTTCTCGATGATGGACCAGAACGGCTATGAGGACGACATGACCAACGCGTACTTCGGCAGCATGGCCGTGACCGTGATGGACCTCCTCTGGAGGATGTCCATGCTGGACCACTTCATGGGAACCGGAGTGGGAGCTGAGGGCGTGAGGGAAGCCATAATCTTCTACGACATGGACCGTCTGGATGCACCTGCGATAGGCGCTTTCGTCTAA